A region of uncultured Carboxylicivirga sp. DNA encodes the following proteins:
- a CDS encoding HU family DNA-binding protein translates to MTKADIVNEISKNTGIEKVTVQKTVEAFMDTIKGSLVKGKNVYLRGFGSFVVRKRAEKTARNISKNTTIIIPEHFIPSFKPSKSFVTKVKNNVK, encoded by the coding sequence ATGACAAAGGCTGATATTGTAAACGAAATTTCGAAAAATACTGGAATTGAGAAAGTTACTGTTCAGAAGACTGTTGAAGCCTTCATGGACACTATTAAAGGTTCATTAGTGAAAGGTAAAAATGTGTATTTGAGAGGTTTTGGGTCTTTCGTAGTGAGAAAAAGAGCAGAAAAGACTGCACGTAATATTTCTAAGAATACTACTATTATTATTCCAGAGCACTTTATTCCTTCATTCAAGCCTTCTAAGAGCTTTGTTACAAAAGTGAAGAATAACGTAAAGTAA
- a CDS encoding OmpA family protein produces the protein MNRFLTFICFLLLTSFSFSSIAQIDFANLKEEQIYRKGNKYNTWGLTFGYGPVTYYVDVIDYTVFPKSDWKFGPTIMLSKQFNRPWGLDAQFMMADMYGQKNTRYFKGDLLDFSLNVTFSINQLVLFGPIKDKWDIYGKIGFGLTYFRSKQYRLTEGSYTNPDGTIELLHPGDVLKVKHVYDYNFGYPDAYGWDREDYLAVGYERNGAGAPDTKTDRRNEIVIPFGVGVKYRINKNFDVGTEVMLRNLNADNLDVNLTGADNDGYMYTSFNLTYKIGRKNKRHAVWTYKDFNMEYKRLRQNDPLAIRLDSIRSEIEYLAAQDSLAGDTTTIYTESIIYQEGISESVFFDFDKSDITKRSERTLAKLARVMKSNEQIRIRIVGYCDERGSEVYNLALSKRRCMSVLNTMVNQFKIPADRFQIDPRGESEMLSDTKKLQPYGLHLVNRRVDMFVIVE, from the coding sequence ATGAACCGTTTTTTGACCTTTATCTGTTTTTTGTTATTGACTTCATTTAGCTTCTCGTCAATAGCTCAAATTGATTTTGCCAACCTTAAGGAAGAACAGATTTATCGCAAAGGAAATAAGTATAATACTTGGGGCCTCACTTTTGGTTATGGGCCTGTTACTTACTATGTAGATGTAATTGATTATACTGTTTTTCCTAAAAGTGATTGGAAGTTTGGTCCTACCATTATGCTGAGCAAGCAATTTAATCGTCCCTGGGGATTAGATGCTCAATTTATGATGGCCGATATGTATGGTCAAAAAAATACCCGCTACTTTAAAGGTGATCTGCTTGATTTTTCTTTGAATGTTACTTTTTCTATTAATCAGCTGGTTTTGTTCGGACCTATTAAGGATAAATGGGATATATATGGAAAAATTGGGTTTGGATTAACCTATTTCAGGAGTAAACAATATCGTCTTACAGAAGGATCTTATACTAATCCGGATGGTACTATTGAGCTACTTCATCCGGGTGATGTATTAAAAGTGAAACATGTTTATGATTATAATTTTGGTTACCCTGATGCATATGGTTGGGATCGCGAAGATTATCTGGCAGTTGGTTATGAGAGAAATGGGGCGGGTGCGCCTGATACCAAAACAGACCGGAGAAATGAAATTGTTATTCCTTTTGGTGTAGGTGTCAAATATCGAATCAATAAGAATTTTGATGTTGGTACTGAAGTAATGTTGCGTAATCTGAATGCGGATAATCTGGATGTAAATCTCACGGGTGCTGATAACGATGGTTACATGTATACATCCTTCAACCTGACATATAAAATAGGTAGAAAAAATAAACGACATGCAGTCTGGACGTATAAGGATTTTAATATGGAATATAAACGTCTGCGACAAAATGACCCATTGGCCATTCGACTGGATTCCATCAGATCTGAAATTGAATATTTAGCTGCGCAGGATTCACTTGCCGGAGATACAACAACTATTTATACCGAATCGATCATTTATCAGGAAGGTATTTCAGAGTCTGTGTTTTTTGATTTTGATAAATCTGATATAACAAAACGTTCAGAAAGAACTCTGGCGAAGTTAGCCCGTGTGATGAAATCAAACGAACAGATTAGAATTAGGATTGTTGGTTACTGTGATGAACGTGGATCGGAAGTATATAATCTTGCTTTAAGTAAAAGGCGTTGTATGTCTGTGCTGAATACAATGGTAAATCAATTTAAGATACCGGCAGATCGTTTTCAGATTGATCCAAGAGGAGAAAGTGAAATGCTGTCGGATACAAAAAAACTTCAGCCATATGGCTTGCACCTGGTGAATCGTCGGGTTGATATGTTCGTAATTGTTGAGTAA
- a CDS encoding cytochrome c biogenesis protein CcdA, giving the protein MKRTFLALVMMLSVMSSLFAQMDQHITWKFSTKVLEDNKVEVICKATVDEGWHVYSSVLPEGTAIPTSIEIEESDAYKVLDGIKEFPEPKRYYDETFKAELQWFEGEAKFSRVVQLNGTGDVTIKGYVESMICNDETCMPPEMIDFELTVKQTTEEVNESTEASTNEEKESYWAIFLLAFGGGLAALLTPCVFPMIPMTVSFFTKQSATKAAGIRNAITYGVSIIAIYVILGVAVSAIFGASALNELSTNVWFNLFFFLLLVVFAASFFGAFEIVMPSSWVNFTTKNEDKGGIIGIFFMAFTLALVSFSCTGPIVGSLLVKAATGGYMGPIIGMLGFSLALALPFALFAAFPGYLNSLPKSGGWLNSVKVVLGFLELAFAFKFLSIADMTMGWHVLEREVFIAIWIAVFAAMGFYLMGKIKLPHDSPMNHVPVPRFLLALVVFSFTIYMIPGLWGAPVNLISGFPPPKNYAESPYGVGNETPGIVNSGNGNHAMGLPEGMHPGPQGIPAFDDYDKALAYAKKVNKPMLLDFTGLGCTNCRKMEDAVWSNQSVKSILTNDYILVSLYVDDRKKLDEPYISDVTGKKIRTVGNKWAEFQFVRYQQQGQPYYVIVDEDENTLNDPVAYDPDVEKYKNWLLDGLQKFKN; this is encoded by the coding sequence ATGAAAAGAACATTTTTAGCACTAGTAATGATGTTGTCAGTCATGAGTAGTCTTTTTGCTCAGATGGATCAACATATTACCTGGAAATTTTCGACAAAAGTATTAGAAGATAATAAAGTAGAAGTAATCTGCAAAGCAACTGTTGATGAAGGCTGGCATGTATACTCTTCGGTTTTGCCAGAGGGAACAGCGATTCCTACTAGTATAGAAATTGAAGAGAGTGATGCTTATAAAGTATTGGATGGAATTAAGGAGTTTCCTGAGCCTAAAAGATATTACGATGAAACATTTAAAGCTGAGCTGCAATGGTTTGAAGGTGAAGCGAAGTTTTCCAGGGTCGTTCAATTGAATGGAACTGGAGATGTTACTATAAAAGGATATGTTGAGTCGATGATTTGTAACGATGAAACATGTATGCCTCCAGAAATGATCGATTTTGAACTCACAGTAAAACAAACAACCGAAGAAGTTAATGAAAGTACTGAGGCTTCTACTAATGAAGAAAAAGAATCTTACTGGGCCATTTTTCTATTGGCATTTGGTGGAGGTTTAGCAGCTCTCTTAACTCCTTGTGTGTTTCCTATGATACCAATGACGGTAAGCTTTTTTACCAAACAAAGTGCAACAAAGGCTGCCGGCATTAGAAATGCAATTACCTATGGTGTTTCAATAATTGCAATTTATGTAATATTAGGAGTTGCAGTTTCTGCAATTTTTGGAGCCAGTGCGTTAAATGAATTATCAACGAATGTGTGGTTTAATTTATTTTTCTTCCTACTATTGGTTGTTTTCGCTGCATCTTTCTTTGGTGCTTTCGAAATCGTTATGCCAAGCTCTTGGGTAAATTTTACAACTAAAAACGAAGATAAAGGTGGTATTATCGGAATCTTCTTCATGGCTTTTACTTTAGCTCTTGTTTCTTTTAGTTGTACAGGTCCGATTGTAGGTTCGTTGTTGGTTAAGGCCGCAACGGGTGGTTATATGGGTCCAATCATTGGAATGTTGGGTTTCTCTCTGGCATTGGCACTTCCATTTGCTTTGTTTGCTGCTTTCCCGGGCTATCTTAATTCATTACCAAAATCAGGAGGTTGGTTAAACTCTGTGAAAGTTGTTCTTGGATTTTTAGAATTGGCTTTTGCATTCAAGTTTCTTTCAATTGCTGATATGACAATGGGGTGGCATGTTCTTGAGAGAGAAGTGTTTATTGCAATATGGATTGCTGTTTTTGCAGCGATGGGTTTTTACCTTATGGGTAAAATTAAATTGCCTCATGATTCTCCAATGAATCATGTTCCTGTGCCCAGATTTCTGTTAGCTTTGGTTGTTTTTAGTTTTACTATCTATATGATACCTGGATTATGGGGTGCCCCAGTTAATTTGATTAGTGGATTTCCTCCTCCAAAAAACTACGCAGAGTCTCCATATGGAGTTGGAAATGAAACTCCTGGAATTGTTAACTCTGGTAATGGTAATCATGCTATGGGGCTTCCTGAAGGTATGCACCCTGGACCACAAGGAATTCCGGCATTTGATGATTATGATAAAGCTTTGGCTTATGCTAAAAAAGTAAACAAGCCAATGTTATTGGATTTTACTGGTTTAGGATGTACAAACTGTCGAAAGATGGAAGATGCAGTTTGGTCAAATCAATCAGTTAAATCTATTTTAACCAACGATTATATCCTGGTATCCTTGTATGTTGATGATAGAAAGAAACTTGATGAACCATATATATCTGATGTAACTGGTAAGAAAATTAGAACAGTAGGAAATAAATGGGCGGAATTTCAATTTGTCCGATATCAGCAACAAGGTCAGCCGTACTACGTTATTGTTGATGAAGATGAAAATACACTTAATGATCCGGTAGCATACGATCCTGATGTGGAAAAGTATAAAAACTGGTTGTTAGACGGTCTGCAAAAATTCAAGAATTAA
- the mutY gene encoding A/G-specific adenine glycosylase, with translation MTDFGTRLLDWYHNNYRSLPWRQTTDPYKIWISEIILQQTRVAQGLDYYHRFIDNFPNVQSLAQANEEQVLRLWQGLGYYSRARNLHQAAKTIVEKHNSQFPTIYQEILNLKGIGTYTAAAIASFAFQLPYAVLDGNVYRFISRIKGIDTPIDSTEGKKRFTEVANELLNTNDPAHHNQAMMEMGAVICKAQTPECDQCPFQSDCVAFLTGQIPNLPVKSKKISQRHRYFNYFLVDETDTLYIQQRNGKDIWQNLYQLPLIESEKKLSASYFKKQTQEDVKLLNDTKHILSHQIIHSSFFQTTTNALVKLGINDYQQVKKEECINYPFPQLVVNFFSEQNIPGYKKE, from the coding sequence ATGACTGATTTCGGAACACGATTGCTTGATTGGTATCACAACAATTACAGAAGCCTTCCATGGCGCCAAACCACTGATCCATATAAAATCTGGATATCAGAAATAATACTTCAGCAAACCCGTGTGGCACAAGGTTTAGATTATTATCACCGATTTATTGATAACTTTCCTAATGTACAATCACTTGCACAGGCCAATGAGGAACAGGTACTGCGATTGTGGCAGGGATTAGGTTATTATTCCAGAGCCAGAAATTTACATCAGGCAGCCAAAACAATTGTTGAAAAACACAATTCTCAATTTCCAACTATTTATCAGGAGATCCTTAATTTAAAAGGTATAGGCACATATACTGCAGCAGCCATTGCTTCTTTTGCCTTTCAGTTACCATATGCAGTGTTAGACGGTAATGTCTATCGATTCATATCAAGAATAAAAGGGATAGATACACCTATCGACTCAACAGAAGGAAAAAAACGCTTTACCGAAGTTGCCAATGAATTATTAAATACCAACGACCCGGCGCACCATAATCAGGCAATGATGGAAATGGGAGCTGTCATTTGTAAGGCTCAAACTCCGGAGTGTGATCAATGTCCTTTTCAATCAGATTGTGTGGCTTTTCTTACAGGTCAAATACCCAACCTTCCGGTAAAGAGCAAAAAGATTAGCCAACGGCATCGTTACTTCAATTATTTTTTGGTTGATGAAACTGATACCTTATATATACAACAACGAAATGGTAAAGATATCTGGCAAAACCTTTATCAATTGCCATTAATAGAGTCTGAAAAGAAACTTTCGGCCTCCTATTTCAAAAAGCAAACTCAAGAAGACGTTAAATTATTGAATGATACCAAACATATTCTGAGTCATCAGATCATTCATTCAAGCTTTTTTCAGACAACAACAAATGCATTAGTAAAACTTGGCATCAATGATTATCAACAAGTAAAAAAAGAGGAATGCATCAATTATCCATTCCCACAATTGGTCGTTAACTTTTTTAGCGAACAAAATATACCTGGATACAAAAAAGAGTAA
- a CDS encoding Rne/Rng family ribonuclease has product MNAELFVDVAPDHLSMALLEDKRLVELRKEKSNVQFAVGDIYLGRVKKIMPGLNAAFIDVGYEKDAFLHYLDLGPQFRSLQKFLNIASNKKGVVALHKLKPEPDINKNGTIPEVLTAGQNVLVQVAKEPISTKGPRLTSELSIAGRNLVLLPFSDKVSVSQKISSAEERSRLKRLVTSIKPKNYGVIIRTVAEGKQAAELDKELRTLVKRWEENTAKIKDVKAPGLVVGEIGRTSALLRDILNPTFNSIFVNDEEVCSEIKDYVGLIAPDRQKIVKHYKGGAPIFDQFQIHRQIKALFGTTVSFKSGAYLIIEHTEALHVIDVNSGNRSKSASNQENNALEVNLAAADEIARQLRLRDMGGIIVVDFIDMQNNENRQKVFEKMKQAMASDRTKHNILPLSKFGLMQITRQRVRPEMHIQTTESCPTCNGTGTIQPAIFWPKVLEDAVKKAVQALKMKKLILKVHPIVYAYLKKGFPSKVLRWKFKYTHGLKVMPSDSLGFLEFKIVDNEDNEVDLS; this is encoded by the coding sequence GTGAATGCAGAACTGTTTGTAGATGTTGCTCCCGATCATCTTTCAATGGCACTATTGGAAGACAAGCGTTTGGTAGAACTCCGCAAGGAGAAAAGTAATGTTCAGTTCGCTGTTGGAGATATTTATCTCGGAAGGGTAAAGAAAATTATGCCCGGCCTAAATGCAGCGTTTATTGATGTAGGATATGAAAAAGATGCCTTTTTACATTATCTAGATCTTGGACCCCAATTTCGTTCCCTACAGAAATTTTTGAATATTGCTTCCAATAAAAAGGGAGTTGTTGCATTGCACAAGCTTAAACCGGAACCAGATATTAATAAAAATGGAACCATTCCGGAAGTTTTAACAGCAGGACAAAATGTTTTGGTCCAGGTGGCCAAAGAGCCCATTTCAACAAAAGGGCCACGATTAACATCAGAATTGTCAATAGCAGGAAGAAACCTGGTACTGCTTCCTTTCTCCGACAAAGTATCGGTAAGTCAGAAAATTTCTTCAGCAGAAGAAAGAAGTCGCCTGAAACGATTGGTAACGAGTATAAAACCTAAGAATTATGGTGTTATTATTCGAACTGTTGCCGAAGGTAAACAAGCTGCCGAACTGGATAAAGAATTACGTACATTAGTTAAAAGGTGGGAAGAAAATACCGCCAAAATTAAGGATGTGAAAGCACCGGGTTTGGTTGTTGGTGAAATAGGCAGAACTTCAGCATTGTTAAGGGATATTTTAAACCCTACATTTAATTCCATATTTGTGAATGATGAAGAAGTATGCAGTGAAATAAAAGATTATGTCGGACTGATTGCACCGGACCGACAAAAAATTGTAAAGCACTATAAGGGTGGTGCTCCGATATTTGACCAGTTTCAAATTCATCGTCAAATAAAGGCATTGTTCGGAACTACAGTATCGTTTAAAAGCGGTGCCTATCTTATTATAGAACATACCGAAGCCCTTCATGTAATTGATGTTAATAGTGGTAACCGTTCTAAATCGGCCTCCAACCAGGAGAACAATGCCCTCGAGGTAAATCTCGCAGCTGCCGACGAAATTGCTCGTCAACTTAGGCTTAGAGATATGGGTGGAATCATTGTTGTTGACTTCATTGATATGCAGAATAATGAAAATCGTCAAAAGGTTTTCGAAAAAATGAAACAGGCCATGGCGTCTGATCGAACCAAGCACAATATTTTACCTTTAAGTAAATTTGGCTTGATGCAGATTACCCGCCAACGTGTAAGACCTGAAATGCATATTCAAACAACGGAAAGTTGTCCAACCTGTAACGGTACCGGCACAATCCAACCAGCTATTTTTTGGCCAAAGGTATTGGAGGATGCTGTGAAAAAAGCTGTGCAAGCGCTTAAAATGAAGAAGTTGATCCTGAAGGTTCATCCTATTGTGTATGCTTACCTTAAAAAAGGTTTTCCGTCGAAAGTTTTACGATGGAAATTTAAATACACACATGGTTTGAAAGTAATGCCTTCCGACTCACTGGGCTTCTTGGAATTCAAGATTGTAGATAATGAAGATAATGAGGTTGACCTGTCATAG